A single genomic interval of Oryza sativa Japonica Group chromosome 7, ASM3414082v1 harbors:
- the LOC136357464 gene encoding uncharacterized protein: protein MAKAKVATGEEEHGGVQVKSSHGGEGGNNKAAAAPEKRLNRFVHVVAMTERVGNALGTLAFTWATVVLLGGYPTVLRPDDDFWFATVIVFLEAARMFSRENRLDYQLFFSTRGAFRRLGWNGLLTVMLQLDKCCLQEL from the exons ATGGCGAAGGCCAAGGTGGccaccggcgaggaggagcacggCGGAGTGCAAGTCAAATCATCGcatggcggcgaaggcggcaaCAAcaaggcggccgccgcgccggagaAGCGGCTGAATCGCTTCGTGCACGTCGTTGCGATGACGGAAAGGGTGGGCAACGCGCTCGGCACGCTGGCCTTCACCTGGgccaccgtcgtcctcctcggcggctACCCCACCGTGCTCCGCCCTGACGACGATTTCTGGTTCGCCACGGTCATCGTCTTCCTCGAAGCCGCACG GATGTTTAGCCGCGAAAACAGACTGGATTACCAACTGTTTTTCAGCACTAGAGGAGCTTTTAGGCGTCTTGGCTGGAATGGTCTGCTGACTGTGATG TTGCAATTGGACAAATGCTGTCTCCAAGAGCTCTAA
- the LOC4344121 gene encoding uncharacterized protein produces the protein MGGSVLAPKKINLITFAMDSLNSDSTKKKLYGVQMLHSFLKKEHLRTKMIPKLTSSTKTVASLFNMLGWTSDGDADVRLFAAKVTAELAGSLRVVAIPGAIQIVASLLDTDHQLKIRDHFLFIDSQEAREEDLPIKHVGMDEQKSTVLKYWKQMVINCLTPVDEPFNIDELNLHMARCWKRITKFWSIPDEEPSTDQDFLPVQGLLILERLANFDTGNCMEISRATGLISKMIDFTSYRNYITSINEEHQIMLAGLSLRVLRTLASTKGKFGVTLRQQILEHSFVLNNLAEILNDSVGGRELRELAAEIIKNLAMDRNASEDIGHCPVIISGLMRAFLSQVSSHLLRKITGQALAMLAMESANNCLLMLREPGFVFIEELTAMIRYDKYKYTAVSLLGSMCEHAWSELSNSDLKELSYTLQEVLKGIMDAEGAELEVLIGFSSHICKIIPDDFAQELEHSQIKKKFVKRLVSALNAHMRPSADCPGIRRVIVQHAINLMEFDSRYANDFHKCLSMVENTSTRLENYRLFSGDVGLMEHRTTLSTLVARAKELMGREWVQGISTAT, from the exons ATGGGAGGGTCTGTACTTGCTCCAAAGAAGATCAACCTCATCACCTTTGCCATGGATTCTCTGAACTCAGACTCAACCAAGAAGAAGCTCTATGGGGTTCAGATGCTGCATAGCTTTCTGAAAAAGGAGCACTTAAGGACTAAAATGATCCCAAAACTCACCAGTTCCACGAAGACGGTGGCCTCGTTGTTCAATATGTTGGGCTGGACGAGTGATGGCGATGCAGATGTTAGATTGTTTGCCGCGAAGGTCACTGCCGAGCTAGCTGGTAGCCTCCGAGTCGTTGCTATCCCTGGAGCAATACAGATAGTAGCATCACTACTGGACACCGATCACCAACTGAAAATAAGGGACCATTTTTTGTTCATTGATAGCCAAGAGGCAAGAGAAGAAGACTTACCAATTAAGCATGTTGGCATGGATGAACAGAAATCCACAGTGCTTAAGTACTGGAAACAGATGGTCATAAACTGTCTGACTCCTGTGGATGAACCGTTTAATATAGATGAACTGAACTTACATATGGCCAGATGTTGGAAGCGGATCACCAAATTCTGGTCAATTCCAGACGAGGAGCCATCCACGGACCAAGATTTCCTTCCTGTACAGGGATTGCTAATCCTTGAGAGGCTTGCTAACTTTGATACTGGAAACTGCATGGAAATCAGCAGAGCTACAGGCCTCATCTCAAAGATGATAGATTTTACAAGCTACAGAAATTATATTACAAGTATCAACGAAGAACATCAAATCATGCTAGCAGGTTTGTCACTGAGGGTGCTGAGAACACTTGCAAGCACTAAAGGGAAGTTCGGTGTAACTCTGCGACAACAGATCTTGGAACATTCCTTCGTATTGAACAATCTTGCAGAGATCTTGAATGATAGTGTGGGTGGCCGTGAACTGAGGGAGCTGGCAGCAGAAATCATTAAAAACCTTGCCATGGATAGAAATGCTAGTGAGGACATTGGGCATTGCCCAGTGATTATCAGTGGTTTGATGCGTGCATTTCTCAGCCAAGTTTCTAGTCACTTGCTACGAAAAATCACTGGTCAAGCACTTGCAATGCTGGCAATGGAGAGTGCCAATAACTGTTTGCTTATGTTAAGGGAACCAGGGTTTGTGTTCATTGAGGAACTTACAGCTATGATCCGTTATGACAAGTACAAATATACAGCAGTGAGTCTGCTGGGGAGTATGTGTGAGCATGCTTGGTCTGAGCTCAGCAACTCAGACCTGAAGGAACTGTCTTACACCCTGCAAGAG GTGCTAAAAGGAATAATGGATGCAGAAGGAGCAGAACTAGAGGTCCTTATTGGCTTTAGttcacatatatgtaaaatcaTTCCTGATGACTTTGCCCAAGAATTAGAGCATAGTCAGATTAAGAAGAAATTTGTAAAGAGGCTTGTTAGTGCCCTTAATGCACATATGAGACCCAGTGCTGATTGTCCCGGCATCAGGAGGGTGATTGTTCAACACGCCATAAACTTGATGGAGTTCGATTCTCGCTACGCAAATGATTTCCACAAATGCCTATCAATGGTAGAGAACACATCGACAAGGTTAGAAAACTACAGGTTGTTCTCCGGTGACGTAGGACTAATGGAGCATCGCACAACACTTTCCACTCTTGTGGCCAGAGCAAAAGAGCTGATGGGCCGTGAGTGGGTACAAGGCATCAGCACTGCCACCTGA
- the LOC112939686 gene encoding uncharacterized protein, giving the protein MMHSNPTNCIIRDGICMTHSPGSMLQLLSLKLAKLPVDGGLVELYGYIAVRVYLDPLLNYIVNFSRDDPIVVEQGSLINMAGPKRGIDMMDYALIEYDMRIKIGEQEKCDVQLIDGASLIGPAGLWNDSYTFRIPGDYGAVDITLSRLRWAAEATVEVVISEVQTSFDLLLGCITSGLDKEIRLFDGTITEPRGLKRSVVAVRMRSLIELNFKVGALSSSLDHCCSFKPKYHGHDTRELKTAFALISVKVTWSNLF; this is encoded by the exons ATGATGCATTCAAATCCCACAAATTGTATCATTCGTGATGGAATTTGCATGACACATTCTCCTGGTAGCATGCTGCAACTTTTATCATTAAAGTTGGCTAAACTTCCAGTGGATGGTGGCTTAGTAGAGTTGTACGGATACATAGCAGTGCGAGTTTATCTGGATCCATTGCTTAATTATATCGTCAATTTTAGCAGGGATGATCCCATCGTTGTGGAGCAG GGTTCGCTCATCAACATGGCAGGCCCTAAGCGAGGGATAGACATGATGGACTATGCTCTAATTGAATATGACATGAGGATCAAGATAGGCGAACAAGAAAAATGTGACGTACAGCTGATCGATGGTGCATCATTGATAGGCCCTGCAGGCCTATGGAATGACTCATATACATTTCGCATCCCTGGCGATTACGGTGCAGTTGACATAACTTTATCACGTCTTCGTTGGGCAGCTGAGGCAACTGTGGAGGTTGTCATATCAGAAGTGCAAACCAGTTTCGATTTGTTGCTCGGTTGTATAACAAGTGGCTTGGATAAGGAAATCCGGCTATTTGATGGTACCATCACTGAGCCACGTGGGTTAAAGAGGTCGGTGGTTGCTGTAAGGATGAGATCTTTGATAGAGTTAAATTTCAAAGTAGGCGCACTGTCATCCAGTTTGGACCATTGCTGTTCCTTCAAGCCAAAATACCATGGGCATGATACTCGAGAATTAAAGACTGCTTTTGCGTTAATCTCAGTGAAGGTGACTTGGTCGAATTTGTTTTAA